A region of Triplophysa rosa linkage group LG16, Trosa_1v2, whole genome shotgun sequence DNA encodes the following proteins:
- the enpp2l gene encoding ectonucleotide pyrophosphatase/phosphodiesterase family member 2 isoform X1, with the protein MRVGKLVLCVIAVCVCEGYVFQAGQSSAEETDTPEMTRDFSGSCKGRCFELKEVEPPNCRCDNLCKTYLSCCSDFDEQCLKTAGGFECSKERCGEVRNEDYACQCSEDCLERGDCCTNYRSLCTGDSSWLDGECEEIKSPECPAGFICPPLIILSLDGFRASYLKKGKTVLPNIHKLRSCGTHAPHMRPMYPSKTFPNLYTLATGLYPESHGIVGNSMYDPVFKAHFKLRGREKLKHRWWGGQPIWVTAEKQDVKAGTFFWPWVIPLERRILTILRWLHLSDDERPYVYAAHSEQPDTYGHVLGPLNNELDNTLRKIDNIIGQLLNGLKQMNLHRCVNVILVGDHGMEESHCERTEYLKSYGLNVDDLTLIPGSSGRIGPKNTNTRYDPKEIVANLTCKRPDQHFKPYLKQHLPKRLHYANNRRIEDVHLLMERKWHVAISHVTCGFYGDHGFDNKINSMQTVFLGFGPSFNFKTQVPVFENIELYNVMCDLLGLTPAPNNGTHGSLNSVLRNPPYTPTRPEEVTSPAPLAPPTEVTQDLSCNCDDENNIEENSQRFSLQVDGQMNNGTRLPFGRPAVLFHTSYTQLCHTHFCSGYSHHINMPLWTSFTLTAQDDVPVVSSSECVRADPRLELTHTCNKYSEEPDVTHAFLYPPDFSATAESRYEASLLTNTVPMYPAFKRVWRYLQREVFRRFSLQNNEVNVIVGPVFDYDHDGLRDTNDKIIEHAGGSVYIPTHFYSIISSCERQNDTLDTCDEDLSITCFVLPHRPDNTESCKNSEDESRWVEDLLKLHTARVRDVEILTGLDFYRSTALPYTRVLALKTHMQTFEEDV; encoded by the exons ATGCGCGTGGGAAAACTG GTGTTGTGTGTcatagctgtgtgtgtgtgtgagggttaTGTGTTTCAGGCTGGTCAGTCATCAGCAGAGGAAACCGACACACCTGAAATGACCCGAG atTTTTCAGGCTCGTGTAAGGGGCGGTGCTTTGAGCTGAAGGAGGTGGAGCCACCCAACTGCAGGTGTGATAATCTGTGTAAGACTTACTTGAGCTGCTGctcagactttgatgaacagtGTCTCAAAACAG CTGGAGGGTTCGAGTGCAGTAAAGAACGCTGTGGAGAAGTCAGAAATGAAGATTACGCTTGTCAGTGTTCTGAAGACTGTCTGGAGAGAGGAGACTGCTGCACTAACTACAGATCACTGTGCACGG gagACAGCTCTTGGTTGGACGGTGAGTGTGAGGAGATTAAGAGTCCAGAATGTCCTGCAGG GTTTATTTGTCCTCCTCTGATCATTTTGTCTCTGGATGGTTTCCGTGCCTCTTACTTGAAGAAAGGAAAAACTGTCTTACCCAACATCCACAAACTGA gaTCGTGTGGAACTCACGCCCCTCATATGAGACCCATGTACCCATCCAAAACCTTCCCAAACCTCTACACCCTGGCTACG GGTTTGTATCCAGAGTCTCACGGGATTGTGGGTAACTCCATGTATGACCCTGTGTTTAAAGCTCATTTCAAATTGAGAGGCCGAGAAAAACTCAAGCATCGCTGGTGGGGTGGACAGCCT ATTTGGGTGACAGCAGAGAAACAGGATGTTAAAGCCGGGACGTTTTTCTGGCCCTG gGTGATTCCATTGGAGAGGAGGATTCTCACGATTCTTCGGTGGCTTCATCTGtctgatgatgagag gcCGTATGTTTATGCTGCTCATTCTGAACAGCCTGATACATACGGACACGTGCTGGGTCCTCTGAACAATGAg CTGGATAACACTCTGAGGAAGATTGATAACATCATCGGTCAGCTGCTGAATGGACTGAAGCAGATGAACCTTCATCGCTGTGTGAATGTGATTCTGGTGGGAGATCACG ggATGGAGGAATCTCATTGTGAACGCACAGAGTATTTGAAGTCTTATGGACTCAATGTGGATGATCTCACGCTCATTCCCGGATCCTCGGGCAGAATCGGCCCCAAAAACACCAACACACGAT ATGATCCTAAAGAGATTGTGGCTAATTTAACA TGTAAGAGACCAGATCAGCACTTTAAACCCTATCTGAAACAACATCTGCCCAAACGCCTGCACTACGCTAACAACAGACGCATCGAGGACGTGCACCTGCTCATGGAGAGGAAGTGGCATGTAGCCAT ATCACATGTTACCTGCGGCTTCTATGGAGATCATGGATTTGACAACAAGATCAACAGCATGCAG ACGGTCTTTCTGGGATTTGGCCCGAGCTTCAATTTCAAGACACAAGTGCCAGTGTTTGAGAACATTGAGCTTTATAACGTCATGTGTG atctGTTGGGTTTGACTCCAGCACCTAATAACGGGACTCACGGCAGTTTAAACAGTGTGTTGAGAAACCCCCCGTACACCCCCACACGACcagaggaagtgacatcacCTGCACCTTTAGCTCCGCCCACTGAAGTTACCCAAGACCTGAGCTGTAACTGTGACGATGag AATAACATTGAAGAAAATTCACAGAGATTTTCACTGCAAGTGGACGGACAGATGAACA atGGCACACGCCTGCCGTTTGGGCGTCCAGCTGTTCTGTTCCACACATCATACACACAACTGTGTCACACACACTTCTGCAGTGGCTACAGTCACCACATCAACATGCCGCTGTGGACATCATTTACACTAACAGCACAG gATGATGTTCCAGTGGTGTCGTCCAGCGAGTGTGTGAGAGCAGATCCTCGTCTtgaactcacacacacatgcaacaaATACAGCGAAGAACCTGATGTCACACACGCTTTCCTCTACCCACCCG ATTTCTCTGCCACTGCTGAGTCCAGATATGAAGCTTCACTCCTAACAAACACAGTCCCCATGTATCCTGCTTTTAAAC GAGTTTGGCGTTATCTGCAGCGTGAGGTCTTCCGCAGGTTCAGTTTACAGAATAATGAAGTGAATGTGATCGTCGGTCCTGTGTTTGATTATGACCACGATGGACTGAGAGACACAAACGACAAGATCATAGA gcatGCAGGGGGGTCTGTGTATATTCCCACTCATTTCTACAGCATCATAAGCAGCTGTGAGCGACAGAATGACACGCTGGACACGTGTGATGAAGATCTGAGCATCACCTGCTTTGTTCTGCCACACCGACCAGACAACACTGAGAGCTGCAAG AACTCTGAGGACGAGTCCCGCTGGGTGGAGGATCTGCTGAAGTTACACACGGCACGTGTGCGAGACGTTGAGATACTAACGGGTCTGGACTTCTACCGCTCCACCGCGCTGCCGTACACGCGTGTGCTGGCGCTcaaaacacacatgcagacGTTTGAGGAGGACGTGTAA
- the enpp2l gene encoding ectonucleotide pyrophosphatase/phosphodiesterase family member 2 isoform X3 produces MRVGKLVLCVIAVCVCEGYVFQAGQSSAEETDTPEMTRDFSGSCKGRCFELKEVEPPNCRCDNLCKTYLSCCSDFDEQCLKTAGGFECSKERCGEVRNEDYACQCSEDCLERGDCCTNYRSLCTGDSSWLDGECEEIKSPECPAGFICPPLIILSLDGFRASYLKKGKTVLPNIHKLRSCGTHAPHMRPMYPSKTFPNLYTLATGLYPESHGIVGNSMYDPVFKAHFKLRGREKLKHRWWGGQPIWVTAEKQDVKAGTFFWPWVIPLERRILTILRWLHLSDDERPYVYAAHSEQPDTYGHVLGPLNNELDNTLRKIDNIIGQLLNGLKQMNLHRCVNVILVGDHGMEESHCERTEYLKSYGLNVDDLTLIPGSSGRIGPKNTNTRYDPKEIVANLTCKRPDQHFKPYLKQHLPKRLHYANNRRIEDVHLLMERKWHVAISHVTCGFYGDHGFDNKINSMQTVFLGFGPSFNFKTQVPVFENIELYNVMCDLLGLTPAPNNGTHGSLNSVLRNPPYTPTRPEEVTSPAPLAPPTEVTQDLSCNCDDENNIEENSQRFSLQVDGQMNNGTRLPFGRPAVLFHTSYTQLCHTHFCSGYSHHINMPLWTSFTLTAQISLPLLSPDMKLHS; encoded by the exons ATGCGCGTGGGAAAACTG GTGTTGTGTGTcatagctgtgtgtgtgtgtgagggttaTGTGTTTCAGGCTGGTCAGTCATCAGCAGAGGAAACCGACACACCTGAAATGACCCGAG atTTTTCAGGCTCGTGTAAGGGGCGGTGCTTTGAGCTGAAGGAGGTGGAGCCACCCAACTGCAGGTGTGATAATCTGTGTAAGACTTACTTGAGCTGCTGctcagactttgatgaacagtGTCTCAAAACAG CTGGAGGGTTCGAGTGCAGTAAAGAACGCTGTGGAGAAGTCAGAAATGAAGATTACGCTTGTCAGTGTTCTGAAGACTGTCTGGAGAGAGGAGACTGCTGCACTAACTACAGATCACTGTGCACGG gagACAGCTCTTGGTTGGACGGTGAGTGTGAGGAGATTAAGAGTCCAGAATGTCCTGCAGG GTTTATTTGTCCTCCTCTGATCATTTTGTCTCTGGATGGTTTCCGTGCCTCTTACTTGAAGAAAGGAAAAACTGTCTTACCCAACATCCACAAACTGA gaTCGTGTGGAACTCACGCCCCTCATATGAGACCCATGTACCCATCCAAAACCTTCCCAAACCTCTACACCCTGGCTACG GGTTTGTATCCAGAGTCTCACGGGATTGTGGGTAACTCCATGTATGACCCTGTGTTTAAAGCTCATTTCAAATTGAGAGGCCGAGAAAAACTCAAGCATCGCTGGTGGGGTGGACAGCCT ATTTGGGTGACAGCAGAGAAACAGGATGTTAAAGCCGGGACGTTTTTCTGGCCCTG gGTGATTCCATTGGAGAGGAGGATTCTCACGATTCTTCGGTGGCTTCATCTGtctgatgatgagag gcCGTATGTTTATGCTGCTCATTCTGAACAGCCTGATACATACGGACACGTGCTGGGTCCTCTGAACAATGAg CTGGATAACACTCTGAGGAAGATTGATAACATCATCGGTCAGCTGCTGAATGGACTGAAGCAGATGAACCTTCATCGCTGTGTGAATGTGATTCTGGTGGGAGATCACG ggATGGAGGAATCTCATTGTGAACGCACAGAGTATTTGAAGTCTTATGGACTCAATGTGGATGATCTCACGCTCATTCCCGGATCCTCGGGCAGAATCGGCCCCAAAAACACCAACACACGAT ATGATCCTAAAGAGATTGTGGCTAATTTAACA TGTAAGAGACCAGATCAGCACTTTAAACCCTATCTGAAACAACATCTGCCCAAACGCCTGCACTACGCTAACAACAGACGCATCGAGGACGTGCACCTGCTCATGGAGAGGAAGTGGCATGTAGCCAT ATCACATGTTACCTGCGGCTTCTATGGAGATCATGGATTTGACAACAAGATCAACAGCATGCAG ACGGTCTTTCTGGGATTTGGCCCGAGCTTCAATTTCAAGACACAAGTGCCAGTGTTTGAGAACATTGAGCTTTATAACGTCATGTGTG atctGTTGGGTTTGACTCCAGCACCTAATAACGGGACTCACGGCAGTTTAAACAGTGTGTTGAGAAACCCCCCGTACACCCCCACACGACcagaggaagtgacatcacCTGCACCTTTAGCTCCGCCCACTGAAGTTACCCAAGACCTGAGCTGTAACTGTGACGATGag AATAACATTGAAGAAAATTCACAGAGATTTTCACTGCAAGTGGACGGACAGATGAACA atGGCACACGCCTGCCGTTTGGGCGTCCAGCTGTTCTGTTCCACACATCATACACACAACTGTGTCACACACACTTCTGCAGTGGCTACAGTCACCACATCAACATGCCGCTGTGGACATCATTTACACTAACAGCACAG ATTTCTCTGCCACTGCTGAGTCCAGATATGAAGCTTCACTCCTAA
- the enpp2l gene encoding ectonucleotide pyrophosphatase/phosphodiesterase family member 2 isoform X2: MRVGKLVLCVIAVCVCEGYVFQAGQSSAEETDTPEMTRDFSGSCKGRCFELKEVEPPNCRCDNLCKTYLSCCSDFDEQCLKTAGGFECSKERCGEVRNEDYACQCSEDCLERGDCCTNYRSLCTGDSSWLDGECEEIKSPECPAGFICPPLIILSLDGFRASYLKKGKTVLPNIHKLRSCGTHAPHMRPMYPSKTFPNLYTLATGLYPESHGIVGNSMYDPVFKAHFKLRGREKLKHRWWGGQPIWVTAEKQDVKAGTFFWPWVIPLERRILTILRWLHLSDDERPYVYAAHSEQPDTYGHVLGPLNNELDNTLRKIDNIIGQLLNGLKQMNLHRCVNVILVGDHGMEESHCERTEYLKSYGLNVDDLTLIPGSSGRIGPKNTNTRYDPKEIVANLTCKRPDQHFKPYLKQHLPKRLHYANNRRIEDVHLLMERKWHVAISHVTCGFYGDHGFDNKINSMQTVFLGFGPSFNFKTQVPVFENIELYNVMCDLLGLTPAPNNGTHGSLNSVLRNPPYTPTRPEEVTSPAPLAPPTEVTQDLSCNCDDENNIEENSQRFSLQVDGQMNNGTRLPFGRPAVLFHTSYTQLCHTHFCSGYSHHINMPLWTSFTLTAQVGSGPDTMILAVGDALRTVSIRLLKSLFRISDCLILTSFAPACSTTAPTLASSFRIAGTCAETSRTRAPGKQ, translated from the exons ATGCGCGTGGGAAAACTG GTGTTGTGTGTcatagctgtgtgtgtgtgtgagggttaTGTGTTTCAGGCTGGTCAGTCATCAGCAGAGGAAACCGACACACCTGAAATGACCCGAG atTTTTCAGGCTCGTGTAAGGGGCGGTGCTTTGAGCTGAAGGAGGTGGAGCCACCCAACTGCAGGTGTGATAATCTGTGTAAGACTTACTTGAGCTGCTGctcagactttgatgaacagtGTCTCAAAACAG CTGGAGGGTTCGAGTGCAGTAAAGAACGCTGTGGAGAAGTCAGAAATGAAGATTACGCTTGTCAGTGTTCTGAAGACTGTCTGGAGAGAGGAGACTGCTGCACTAACTACAGATCACTGTGCACGG gagACAGCTCTTGGTTGGACGGTGAGTGTGAGGAGATTAAGAGTCCAGAATGTCCTGCAGG GTTTATTTGTCCTCCTCTGATCATTTTGTCTCTGGATGGTTTCCGTGCCTCTTACTTGAAGAAAGGAAAAACTGTCTTACCCAACATCCACAAACTGA gaTCGTGTGGAACTCACGCCCCTCATATGAGACCCATGTACCCATCCAAAACCTTCCCAAACCTCTACACCCTGGCTACG GGTTTGTATCCAGAGTCTCACGGGATTGTGGGTAACTCCATGTATGACCCTGTGTTTAAAGCTCATTTCAAATTGAGAGGCCGAGAAAAACTCAAGCATCGCTGGTGGGGTGGACAGCCT ATTTGGGTGACAGCAGAGAAACAGGATGTTAAAGCCGGGACGTTTTTCTGGCCCTG gGTGATTCCATTGGAGAGGAGGATTCTCACGATTCTTCGGTGGCTTCATCTGtctgatgatgagag gcCGTATGTTTATGCTGCTCATTCTGAACAGCCTGATACATACGGACACGTGCTGGGTCCTCTGAACAATGAg CTGGATAACACTCTGAGGAAGATTGATAACATCATCGGTCAGCTGCTGAATGGACTGAAGCAGATGAACCTTCATCGCTGTGTGAATGTGATTCTGGTGGGAGATCACG ggATGGAGGAATCTCATTGTGAACGCACAGAGTATTTGAAGTCTTATGGACTCAATGTGGATGATCTCACGCTCATTCCCGGATCCTCGGGCAGAATCGGCCCCAAAAACACCAACACACGAT ATGATCCTAAAGAGATTGTGGCTAATTTAACA TGTAAGAGACCAGATCAGCACTTTAAACCCTATCTGAAACAACATCTGCCCAAACGCCTGCACTACGCTAACAACAGACGCATCGAGGACGTGCACCTGCTCATGGAGAGGAAGTGGCATGTAGCCAT ATCACATGTTACCTGCGGCTTCTATGGAGATCATGGATTTGACAACAAGATCAACAGCATGCAG ACGGTCTTTCTGGGATTTGGCCCGAGCTTCAATTTCAAGACACAAGTGCCAGTGTTTGAGAACATTGAGCTTTATAACGTCATGTGTG atctGTTGGGTTTGACTCCAGCACCTAATAACGGGACTCACGGCAGTTTAAACAGTGTGTTGAGAAACCCCCCGTACACCCCCACACGACcagaggaagtgacatcacCTGCACCTTTAGCTCCGCCCACTGAAGTTACCCAAGACCTGAGCTGTAACTGTGACGATGag AATAACATTGAAGAAAATTCACAGAGATTTTCACTGCAAGTGGACGGACAGATGAACA atGGCACACGCCTGCCGTTTGGGCGTCCAGCTGTTCTGTTCCACACATCATACACACAACTGTGTCACACACACTTCTGCAGTGGCTACAGTCACCACATCAACATGCCGCTGTGGACATCATTTACACTAACAGCACAG gtaggaagcggccctgatacgatgatcctcgccgtgggcgatgcgttgcgtaccgtctcgatcagactcctgaagtccctcttcaggatctccgactgcctcatcctgacgtcattcgcccccgcgtgcagcacgacagctccgacgttagcatcgtccttcaggatcgcaggtacctgcgcagagacatcaagaacacgggcgccaggaaaacaatga